The Zymobacter palmae DNA window GAGCGTTGTTCCCCATGTCAGGATGAGCGTCCAGCGGCAAATGATAAGCGACAAGGTTGATGTCGTGTTTGATCAGTGCACGCAGGCGGTGATAGCGCATGCCGGTTACCGTGCTGGGTTCGTTCTTCCAGAAGAAGCCGTGATGCACCAGCACCATGTCAGCCCCCCAGGCAACGGCTTCATCCAATAGCGCCTGACAGGCCGTGACACCCGTCATCACCTTGCGAACCTCACGCCGACCTTCGACCTGTAACCCATTGACGGTGTAGTCCTTGAAGGCCTCTGGTTCGAGCAGAGTATCCATTCGCTGGATCAACTCATCTCGCAACATGATCGTGCTCCTTGCGGTTGTCTGTTGGGAATGCGGGCAGACAGCCCTTCCCCCCAATGATAAACTGAAATCGTTATGGCTCGCCGCCTGTCGCTGGGCATCGCCATTCGAATCGCTGTGCCTCTTGCCCGTCCTGCCTGCAAGAGCACTTATGTCACACCGACCAACATGCAGGACATTCCATGCGCCGACTGCTGGTTTCTCTCTTCTGGCCCGTACTGTGCGGGTTGCTTATCGCCCTGATCGTTCTCGACAGATACCCTGCCTGGCTAGGCCGAATGGGGGGCGGTAACGCGTCATCACCGCACGCGGTCACTCTGAGTACAGACCCACATTCGCCGCCAGTGTTCATAGCCTCGGGGTCGCATCCACAAGGCTATGCCAGCGCAGTAGAACGCGCGGCACCGGCCGTCGTCAGTGTCTATTCGCTCAGTTCAAAGAACGATGAACAGAGCGCCTCGACGGACAGTTCAGTAGACAGCCATCGCAACACTCTTCGCAATGACCCATTGTATCGACGGTTCGTCGATCAGCATGACCCCCGCGCCACGCTGGCGTCACCGGCACGCACCTCAACCGACCACACCACACGCACTGAAGCGACAGTTTCTGCCACAGCCGAAAAGGAGGCCACCGCTCTTCATATCGACAATGTTGGCTCAGGCGTCATTCTAAGCGATAAAGGCTACATTCTGACTAACCAGCATGTCATTCGCGATGCCGATGACATCAGGGTAGCACTGCGTGACGGGCGCGAAGCCACCGCCACCGTGGTCGGTGTCGACTCAGATACCGACTTGGCCGTCCTCAAGATCACACTTGATGCGCTGCCCACCATCACCGTCGCAGAAGCCAACAGCATCCACGTCGGCGATATCGCGCTGGCGATCGGCAATCCATTCAATTTTGGCCAGACCGTAACCATGGGCATCATCAGCGCCACAGGCCGTAGTCAGGTCGGCGTCAACGCCTATGAGAATTTCATTCAGACCGATGCGGCCATCAACCCGGGCAATTCCGGCGGCGCACTGATCAATACTGGTGGCGAACTGGTCGGCATCAATACGGTGATCTTCACGCGCTCCGGCGGCGCACAAGGGATCAGCTTTGCCATTCCCTCAAGCATCGCGCATGAAGTACTCGATGACATTGTCACGACCGGCTATGTGCGCCGCGGCTGGATCGGTATGGACGCGCGCAGCGTACCGCTACAGCTGGCACAGTCATTCAACCTCAATGCCCCCAGCGCATTGGTCGTGACCAACGTATTTCCTGATACGCCCGCCGACAAGGCAGGACTGAAAGCGGGCGATATGATTCTGTCGATCAATGATACGCCGCTGATCGATACCCAACAGGCCATCATCAACATCACTCAGCTGCACCCGGGCACCCCGGTCAAGCTGCGCCTGTTCCGTGATGGCAGCTCACGTGATGTGGTAATTCACGTTGGCGTGCGTCCTACCAACACGCCGCTGATCCTCAACCGCACCCTCAATGGTGCTACGCAGGGAGAAGCGAGCCCCTCAGCAAGCGAAGATGATGCTACGTCACCGTCGGCCACGCATACAGCACCATCGGCCGCCACATCCAACGTATCGCTGCACTGATCACTATTCCCACGCGACACGCATGTGTCATAAACGACAAGGCCTCCCGATGGGAGGCCTTGTTGCATGGGCTATGAAACGCTCAGCGTTTGAGACGGTTTTCAGCAGAACGGGCGTGGGCCGTCAGCGATTCGCCGTGCGCCATGACCGATGCGATACGTCCCAGCTTATCTGCCCCTTCCGCAGAACACTTGATGATGGAAGAGCGTTTCTGGAAGTCGTATACGCTCAGCGGCGAAGAGAAGCGCGCCGTACCGGATGTCGGCAGAACGTGGTTCGGTCCCGCACAATAGTCACCCAGCGCTTCTGCCGTGTAACGCCCCATGAAGATAGCCCCAGCGTGACGAATGCTGCCCAGCCACTCATCAGGGTCTCCGACAGACAGTTCAAGGTGCTCCGGCGCGATGCGGTTGATCAGCTGGATAGCCTCTTCCTTGTCTGCCACCTTGATCAGCGCTCCGCGATCGCCCAGCGACGTAGAGATGATCTGTTTACGCGGCATTGTCGGCAGCTGCTTGTAGATACTCTTCTCGACGGCGTCGATGTGAGCGTCGTCCCAGCTGATGAAGATGGCCTGCGCTAGCTCATCGTGCTCGGCCTGCGAGAACAGGTCCATGGCCAACCAGTCGGGATCAGTACCACCATCGGACACCACGAGGATTTCAGACGGGCCCGCGATCATGTCGATACCGCACTGACCGAACACGGCACGTTTGGCCGTCGCTACATAGATGTTACCCGGACCAACGATTTTGTCGACGCACGGCACGGTTTCAGTGCCGTAGGCCAGCGCGGCAACAGCCTGAGCACCACCGATGGCAAAGACCTTGGTCACGCCGGAAACGTAGGCGGCGGCCAATACCAACTCGTTGACTTCGTCATCGGGCGTCGGCACAACCATCACCAGTTCGGAAACACCGGCCACGTGCGCCGGCATGACGTTCATCAGCACAGAGGACGGGTAGGCCGCTTTGCCGCCCGGCACATAGACGCCCACACTGTCTAGCGGTGTCACTTTCTGACCCAGCACGGTGCCATCTGCTTCGGTGTATTGCCACCCTTCGGTACGCTGGTGTTCGTGGTAAGCACGAATGCGTTCTGCTGAGGCATCCAGCGCTTGGCGCTGTTCTTCAGGCAGATTGCGGTAAGCCGCGGCAAGACGATCGACGTCCAGCGTTAGGTCGCTCATGCTGGTAGCGCTGACGCGGTCGAAACGACGAGAGAACTCGACCAGAGCATCGTCACCCCGGTGTCGTACGGCATGAATGATGTCATCAACGCTTTTCTGAATATTGGCATCGGAAACACCTTCCCATGCCAGCAGAGCATCCATACGAGCGTCAAAATCGGCATCGCGGGAATCCAGTCTTACCGGGCCTCGCATATCCTGACCGTCACTACTCATGTCGTATTACCTCTATATCGCTGTACATTGATTATGGTTATGGGTATTGCAGCAAAAGCGCTTTTCTTTAAGGCATTAGCGCTTCTTTATGAATCTAACACCTCTTTGCGGCGACGTGCAGCTACTACTTGACGCAGATTATCAATGATAGGCTGCAAGCGCCCGTGGTTCATGGTCATCGATGCTTTATTGACAATTAGTCGCGTGCTGATTTCGGTAATCAATTCGCGCGGCTCCATGCCGTTGGCTCGCAGTGTATTACCGGTATCAACGATATCGACGATCTCATCGGCCAAGTTCATGATCGGGGCCAACTCCATTGCGCCATACAGTTTAATGATGTCGGCTTGGATGCCCTGACGCGCATAGTAATCGCGTGCAATATTGACGAACTTGGTGGCCACGCGGCGGCGGCTATGACGCGGATTTTCATGTCCAACCATACCCGCCGTCATCAGCTTGCAGCAGGCGATATCGAGGTCAATCGGTTCATAGACACCCTCTGAACCGTGCTCAAGCAGCACGTCCTTGCCCGCCACACCGATATCGGCAGCGCCCAGCTGGACGTAGGTCGGCACATCGGTAGCACGAATCACGATGATCTTGACGTCGTCCTGCTGGGTATCGAACAGCAGCTTACGACTACCTTCCAGCGGTTCTGCCAAGTGAACGCCCGCCTCGGCCAGCAGGGGAAGGGTTTCCTTAAGGATGCGGCCTTTGGACAAGGCAATGATCAGTGGTCTACTCATTTGTAATTGTGTCTCTTCTTTTCCAGTACGTGCCCGGTTCCCGAATGAAAGAGCCCGGCGAATGGCCGGGCTCTTTCCTTTCTACAGGTAATGTTAACGAGGCTCAACCCGCAGTGCGACGGATATGCGCCCCCAGCATACGCAATTTTTCCTCGATGCACTCGTAACCACGGTCGATGTGATAGATGCGATCGACTACGGTTTCCCCTTCGGCCGTCAGTGCGGCAATAACGAGGCTCGCGGAGGCTCGCAGGTCAGTCGCCATGACCGGAGCGCCAGACAGCTTCTCGACACCGTTGATGATCGCAGTATTGCCTTCCAGAGCGATGTCGGCGCCCATGCGGCAGAGTTCCTGCACGTGCATGAAACGGTTCTCGAAGATGGTCTCGATCACGCGGGAGTGCCCTTCCGCAACCGCATTCAGAGCCACGAACTGAGCCTGCATGTCAGTCGGAAATGCCGGATACGGTGCGGTACGCAGGCTAACCGCTTTGGGACGTTGCCCCTTCATGTCGAGCAGGATGCCCTGTTCGTTCACTTCAATATGAGCGCCCGCTTCTTCCAGCTTGACCAGAACCGCTTCCAGCGTATCGGCACGCGCATCGCGCACCAGTACGCGACCACGCGTGGCGGCAGCAGCTACCAAGAACGTGCCGCTTTCGATACGGTCAGGCATGACCGCGTATTTGCAGCCGTGCAGCGCATCGACGCCTTCGATGGTAATGGTGCTAGAGCCGTGACCGGTGATTTTGGCCCCCATCGCAATGAGGCACTCGGCCAAGTCGACGATTTCCGGCTCGCGCGCAGCGTTTTCAAGCACGGTCGTGCCATCTGCCAGCGTTGCGGCCATCAGTAGGTTTTCAGTACCGGTGACGGAGGGCACGTCCATGACGATGCGAGCCCCTTTGAGGCGATCAGCACGCGCACGGATATAGCCATTCTCAACGGTAATATCCGCGCCCATGGCTTCAAGGCCGTGGATGTGGATATCGACAGGACGACTGCCAATGGCACAGCCGCCTGGCAGCGATACGTCCGCTTCACCGTAGTGCGCCAACAGCGGCCCCAGCACGAGGATAGAGGCACGCATCTTCTTGACCAGATCATACGGCGCGTGGCAGTGGTTGACCGCCCCGCCCAGCTGGATGCACATTTTTTCTTCCATCACGGGCTCAATGCCCATGCAGCCCAGCAGCTCCAGGGTCGTCGTAATGTCCTGCAGATGAGGCAAGTTGCTTATAGTGATCCGATCCTTGGTCAGCAAGGTCGCGGCCAGAATCGGCAGTGCTGCATTCTTGGCGCCGGAGGTCCATACCTCACCGTTCAACGGCTGGCCGCCGGTAATGATCAACTTGTCCATGCATTAAATCCTGAAACGGAAATATCGTTCGAGAACGAGCAGCAGTCCTGCTCCCGTCCTAAATGGGGCCCCACACATTAGGCGTTCAGTTCTGCCCACTGTGTCGGCGTGAAAGTCTTGATCGAGAGGGCATGGAGAGCGCCGCTCGCGATTTCATCGCTCAGTGCACTGTTAATCAGCTGCTGTCGCTTCAAACGCGACAGGTCACCGAATCGCTCACCGATGGCGGTCACCTGGAAATTGCAGCCTTCGCCTTCGATAACGAAAGTACAGCCTTCGACGCGCTCTTCGAGCAGCGCTTTGACGTCTTCGGGTCGCATGGTAGTCAAATTCCTTGCAGCAGTAACAGAAAATCAGGCGGGCAGCGCATGCGCAAAACCCACTATTGCCGGCATGATAAACGAAAACGGGGGCCAGGCGCGATTGCGTGCCCAGCCCCCGCTCATGCTGCTTTGGTCTGTCAGCGTTCGGGAAGAATCCGGTTCAGCCCCGAAAGCGCCACCAGCGGTCGCATCTGTTCGGGAAGAAGGACATCCTTCAGCCGTAGCTGTCGTGCATTAAGTGCACGCCACCATTCCAGCACTACGGTCAGCGTAGCACTACTGGAGTGCTGTACACCGCGCGCGTCGATCGACACCGCCGTTTCTGGGGCCACCTGCTTCAGCAGCCGACAGCCTTCGTCAGCCAGCAGTGCCGCCGTATCGAACGAGACGGGGCCTTGAAGACTGAGCACCTGCCGCCCAGCATCCATCGTGACCCGTCCCTGTTCCATTGTCGCCTGAGCGTTCATCGGCACCGTTCCTATTTGGACTGCTGGCTCTGCACTTCGTTCAGTGCCTGACCGCTGTCCCAATGGGAGATGACGGTATCGTAGTTGTTACCGTTCTGACGCATGGACTGATCGAACTGATTGCGGAAGGTCAGGCCCAAGTTGATGCCATTGACGATCACGTTAATGACCTTCCATTCGCCGTTGCGTACGCCCATAGTGAACGATACGGGGTAATGCTTGCCGTCACCGGACGTCACGTCCAGCGCCACATCAACCTGATCATCGTAGCGAGAGCGGAGCGCCGATGAAGCGACGTTAAGCGATTCATAATCGAAGCTAACCAACCCTTGCGTCAGGGTATCTAGTGCAGAATTCTGGAACGACTTCGCAAAGTCGGCCCGCTGCTGCACGGAAGCGCCACGGTAGTACGGCCCCATCACGCGGGCAGAAATGTACGGGAAATCCGCGACCGGCACGATGGTCTGTTCGAGCAGCTGACGGAGTTCGCCCTGATGCTGGCGGTAATAGGCACTGCGACCATCGACTTTCTGTTTCAGCTGGTCGATACGCTGGGTGACAATCTGCAGCGCCTGCTGGTCGTCAGCGGCCTGCGCAGTCATGCTGATCGCCATACCGAACAGCAGCATCATGCCAGCCAGAGCGGTCATGCCACGCTTGATCATAGTAAGTGACGCCATATCCTTTACCTCTATTTTAATAGGTGAGGAATCAAGCGATTCCTCAGTCCATTGATATCCCTGCAATCCATCAGGTTGAGACAGTAACACAGTCGGGCCGTTCAACTGACATGAACGCCGCGCTCCCCGCACGTCGCCCATAAAGCCCTTTACTGCTGCGCGTTACCGGTAGCGGCACTGCCACCTTTACTCGCGCCTGACGTCAGGCTACTCACGACCTGCTGGATCAGTTTTTCCAGCACGATGGCATCCTGGACATCCTTGATCTCACCACCGTTCGGAATCGTCGCATCATCTAAACGAATCGGCTGAATCGCTAAATACTGATCCCCCAGCAGCCCTTGGGTCTGAATCATGACGGAACTGTCGGTGCCCAACTTACCGATCAAGCTGTTATCAAGCTTCATCGTGACGCGGGTACGGAAGTCGTCATTATCGCTGACCAGACTGATATCGCTGACGTGACCGATGGTCATCCCCGCGATGGTGACACGTGCACGCGGGCGCAACGAGCCGATATCGTGGAAGCTAGCCGCTACCGTATAGTCCTGCTTGTTCGAGGTCGGGGTCAGGCCACTGACCTGCAGCCCCAGATAGATCAGGCCGGCAAACGCCGCCAGTACGAAAAGCCCTACGCTACACTCGAGCCATCCTGTACGTTGTTTCATGCGAAATCTCCAAACATCAGTGCGGTCAACAGGAAGTCGAGTCCCAGCACCGCCAGTGACCCGTAGACAACCGTACGCGTAGTGGCACGGGAAATACCTTCGGACGTGGGCACAAGGTCATAGCCCTGAAAGACGGCGATCCAAGTGATAACCGCGCCAAACACCACGCTCTTGACCAGCACTCCGCGCACGATATCGTGCATGAAGTCGACGCTGCTCTGCATATTGCCCCAGAACGCGCCAGAATAACCGCCCAGCCACTGCACGCCCACCAGATAGCCGCCATAGATACCCACCACAGCGAAGATAATGCTCAGCAGTGGCATCGAAATCAGCCCCGCCCAGAAGCGTGGCGAGATGACCCGGCGCAGCGGATCAACACCGATCATTTCCATACTGCTGAGCTGTTCGGTGGCCTTCATCAAACCGATTTCCGCGGTGAGCGCCGAACCGGCACGCCCGGCAAACAGCAGCGCTGCCACCACCGGTGCCAGCTCACGCAGCAGCGAAAGCGCCACCATCTGCCCCAGCGCCGCTTCGGCACCGAAGCTGATCAGGATCATATGGCCTTGCAGTGCAATGACCATCCCGATGAACAGTGCAGAAACCAGAATGATCGGCAGCGACAGCACCCCGACGAAATACATCTGGCGCAGCCACAGCCGAAACGACTCTCGGTGTGGCAGCCCAACCAACGACTGCATCAGGAAGATAGCAGCACGGCCCAGCGCGGTAATCAGCGAGATGACGCCGCGCCCCAGCGCTTCTATGCGCTTCATCATCAGACCTTCTCCCCAGCGTCGAGCATGTCGTCACGGAAGTCTGGTGCCGGATAATGAAACGGCACCGGCCCATCAGGACGGCCATGCATGAATTGATCGACCCGCGGGTCCGCCTCCAGATTCAAAGCTTCGGGCGTTCCATGGGCCATCACCTGTCCATTGGCGATCACATACACATAATCGGCAATCGACAACGTTTCGGTGATGTCGTGCGACACGATAACGGAGGTCGCGCCGAACGCCTTGTTCAGATCGTGGATCAGTTTGACCAGCACCCCTTTGGAAATGGGGTCCTGCCCGACGAACGGCTCATCGTACATGATGAGGTCAGGATCCAACGCGACGGCGCGCGCCAGCGCCACGCGCCGCGTCATTCCGCCCGACAGTTCGGAAGGCATCAGATCGCGCGCACCGCGCAGCCCAACGGCTTCCAGCTTCATCAATACCTGATCGCGAATCATGCTGTCAGGCAGCTGCGTGTGCACGCGCAGCGGAAATGCAACGTTCTCGAACACGCTTAGATCGGAAAACAGTGCGCCGCTCTGAAACAGCATGCCCATCCGGCGCCGCATCATGAACAGGGCATGGCGTGACAGGGCATGCACGTTCTGGCCATCGATGCTAACCGTGCCTGCATCGGGCTGGAGCTGACCGCCCATCAGTTTGAGCA harbors:
- the murA gene encoding UDP-N-acetylglucosamine 1-carboxyvinyltransferase, which codes for MDKLIITGGQPLNGEVWTSGAKNAALPILAATLLTKDRITISNLPHLQDITTTLELLGCMGIEPVMEEKMCIQLGGAVNHCHAPYDLVKKMRASILVLGPLLAHYGEADVSLPGGCAIGSRPVDIHIHGLEAMGADITVENGYIRARADRLKGARIVMDVPSVTGTENLLMAATLADGTTVLENAAREPEIVDLAECLIAMGAKITGHGSSTITIEGVDALHGCKYAVMPDRIESGTFLVAAAATRGRVLVRDARADTLEAVLVKLEEAGAHIEVNEQGILLDMKGQRPKAVSLRTAPYPAFPTDMQAQFVALNAVAEGHSRVIETIFENRFMHVQELCRMGADIALEGNTAIINGVEKLSGAPVMATDLRASASLVIAALTAEGETVVDRIYHIDRGYECIEEKLRMLGAHIRRTAG
- the mlaD gene encoding outer membrane lipid asymmetry maintenance protein MlaD: MKQRTGWLECSVGLFVLAAFAGLIYLGLQVSGLTPTSNKQDYTVAASFHDIGSLRPRARVTIAGMTIGHVSDISLVSDNDDFRTRVTMKLDNSLIGKLGTDSSVMIQTQGLLGDQYLAIQPIRLDDATIPNGGEIKDVQDAIVLEKLIQQVVSSLTSGASKGGSAATGNAQQ
- a CDS encoding STAS domain-containing protein; its protein translation is MNAQATMEQGRVTMDAGRQVLSLQGPVSFDTAALLADEGCRLLKQVAPETAVSIDARGVQHSSSATLTVVLEWWRALNARQLRLKDVLLPEQMRPLVALSGLNRILPER
- a CDS encoding ATP-binding cassette domain-containing protein, with the translated sequence MSQTHLVEVRDLHFSRGSRAIFQGIDLDIEQGKITAIMGPSGTGKTTLLKLMGGQLQPDAGTVSIDGQNVHALSRHALFMMRRRMGMLFQSGALFSDLSVFENVAFPLRVHTQLPDSMIRDQVLMKLEAVGLRGARDLMPSELSGGMTRRVALARAVALDPDLIMYDEPFVGQDPISKGVLVKLIHDLNKAFGATSVIVSHDITETLSIADYVYVIANGQVMAHGTPEALNLEADPRVDQFMHGRPDGPVPFHYPAPDFRDDMLDAGEKV
- a CDS encoding MlaC/ttg2D family ABC transporter substrate-binding protein, whose translation is MASLTMIKRGMTALAGMMLLFGMAISMTAQAADDQQALQIVTQRIDQLKQKVDGRSAYYRQHQGELRQLLEQTIVPVADFPYISARVMGPYYRGASVQQRADFAKSFQNSALDTLTQGLVSFDYESLNVASSALRSRYDDQVDVALDVTSGDGKHYPVSFTMGVRNGEWKVINVIVNGINLGLTFRNQFDQSMRQNGNNYDTVISHWDSGQALNEVQSQQSK
- the mlaE gene encoding lipid asymmetry maintenance ABC transporter permease subunit MlaE — protein: MMKRIEALGRGVISLITALGRAAIFLMQSLVGLPHRESFRLWLRQMYFVGVLSLPIILVSALFIGMVIALQGHMILISFGAEAALGQMVALSLLRELAPVVAALLFAGRAGSALTAEIGLMKATEQLSSMEMIGVDPLRRVISPRFWAGLISMPLLSIIFAVVGIYGGYLVGVQWLGGYSGAFWGNMQSSVDFMHDIVRGVLVKSVVFGAVITWIAVFQGYDLVPTSEGISRATTRTVVYGSLAVLGLDFLLTALMFGDFA
- a CDS encoding S1C family serine protease; the encoded protein is MRRLLVSLFWPVLCGLLIALIVLDRYPAWLGRMGGGNASSPHAVTLSTDPHSPPVFIASGSHPQGYASAVERAAPAVVSVYSLSSKNDEQSASTDSSVDSHRNTLRNDPLYRRFVDQHDPRATLASPARTSTDHTTRTEATVSATAEKEATALHIDNVGSGVILSDKGYILTNQHVIRDADDIRVALRDGREATATVVGVDSDTDLAVLKITLDALPTITVAEANSIHVGDIALAIGNPFNFGQTVTMGIISATGRSQVGVNAYENFIQTDAAINPGNSGGALINTGGELVGINTVIFTRSGGAQGISFAIPSSIAHEVLDDIVTTGYVRRGWIGMDARSVPLQLAQSFNLNAPSALVVTNVFPDTPADKAGLKAGDMILSINDTPLIDTQQAIINITQLHPGTPVKLRLFRDGSSRDVVIHVGVRPTNTPLILNRTLNGATQGEASPSASEDDATSPSATHTAPSAATSNVSLH
- a CDS encoding BolA family protein, whose product is MRPEDVKALLEERVEGCTFVIEGEGCNFQVTAIGERFGDLSRLKRQQLINSALSDEIASGALHALSIKTFTPTQWAELNA
- the hisD gene encoding histidinol dehydrogenase is translated as MSSDGQDMRGPVRLDSRDADFDARMDALLAWEGVSDANIQKSVDDIIHAVRHRGDDALVEFSRRFDRVSATSMSDLTLDVDRLAAAYRNLPEEQRQALDASAERIRAYHEHQRTEGWQYTEADGTVLGQKVTPLDSVGVYVPGGKAAYPSSVLMNVMPAHVAGVSELVMVVPTPDDEVNELVLAAAYVSGVTKVFAIGGAQAVAALAYGTETVPCVDKIVGPGNIYVATAKRAVFGQCGIDMIAGPSEILVVSDGGTDPDWLAMDLFSQAEHDELAQAIFISWDDAHIDAVEKSIYKQLPTMPRKQIISTSLGDRGALIKVADKEEAIQLINRIAPEHLELSVGDPDEWLGSIRHAGAIFMGRYTAEALGDYCAGPNHVLPTSGTARFSSPLSVYDFQKRSSIIKCSAEGADKLGRIASVMAHGESLTAHARSAENRLKR
- the hisG gene encoding ATP phosphoribosyltransferase — encoded protein: MSRPLIIALSKGRILKETLPLLAEAGVHLAEPLEGSRKLLFDTQQDDVKIIVIRATDVPTYVQLGAADIGVAGKDVLLEHGSEGVYEPIDLDIACCKLMTAGMVGHENPRHSRRRVATKFVNIARDYYARQGIQADIIKLYGAMELAPIMNLADEIVDIVDTGNTLRANGMEPRELITEISTRLIVNKASMTMNHGRLQPIIDNLRQVVAARRRKEVLDS